A region of the Thiomicrorhabdus sp. genome:
CAGCGACTTTTGAATCTATAACCATTCCTGACGATTTAGTTGGCTGGCTTGATGGTCGTTCAAGTTTAGCTCGACTTGGCTTGATGGTTCACGTTACCGCTCACCGAATTGATCCAGGCTGGCATGGCCAGATTGTTTTAGAAATATTTAACAGTGGTAAATTACCTTTAGCCCTTAGACCAGGCATGGATATTTGTGCCATCAACTTTGAAACACTCTCAAGTGCCGCATCAAAACCATACAATAAACGTGCCGATGCCAAATACAAAAACCAAACAGGACCAACTTCAAGCCGTATTAATGAAGATCAAAAGCTTAATGAACGCCAATTAGACTTACTTAATTAAAGTTTACTTAACTTTTACTTAACATATATTTACACCGCTTAGTTTTTGCACGCCCTGCACTCACCTTGGGTAAAGACTAATCATCAATACTCTGCAATATTCTCATTGTCATAATGATTTAAGAGTTATATTGAAAATCTAGTTCTATAATTAGAGCTAGATAAATGCAGTATTGTTTGTGCATCTTATCATTCTTAACCCAAACCAAATTCTTATCTTTTTGAGTTTTAACTCTATATTCTGAGACCTCTAAATCATGAAAACCATACTTAAAAAAAACATATTAAAAGCATCTCTTTTCTTACTTATTAGCTTTGGCATGACAACACCTTCTTATGCTGAAAACATGAGTGGTTTAGATACTCCAAATATGAGAGACATGATTGCTCAGATGAACAAAATGCAAGAGTGTTTAATGCAGGTAGATGAAAACGAATTACTAAACTACCAATCAGAAAGCAACCAACTTGAAAACGAACTGAATACACTTTGCAAACAAGGTAAACGTGAAGAAGCTCAAAGCAAAGCGGTAGCTTTTGGTAAGAAAATAACTAACTCAAAAGCGTTTAAAACCATTCAATCTTGCACGAAGGATATGGAAAAAAAC
Encoded here:
- the dcd gene encoding dCTP deaminase; its protein translation is MKLSDRDIIQHLKIGKIVISPEPGPEKIKGISVDLRLDNRFRVFNDHTAPYIDLSGPKDEVQKIMDTVMGDEILIAEDQAFFLHPGELALAATFESITIPDDLVGWLDGRSSLARLGLMVHVTAHRIDPGWHGQIVLEIFNSGKLPLALRPGMDICAINFETLSSAASKPYNKRADAKYKNQTGPTSSRINEDQKLNERQLDLLN